The following coding sequences are from one Schizosaccharomyces osmophilus chromosome 1, complete sequence window:
- a CDS encoding Schizosaccharomyces specific protein, translated as MDQKKNWIDEFHPSSFTNPIEKLNILLPKQGTPQQLATSSQQLLNQFQSTLNNNLSVLNHQIQQICGTLPRLPTMISALDHDSRHLSDTCDSSLFKEDSLNSLREIETIRKNLELTIAEVDKQS; from the coding sequence ATGGatcagaagaaaaattggataGATGAGTTTCATCCTTCATCTTTTACAAATCCTATAGAAAAGCTAAACATACTTCTCCCCAAACAAGGCACTCCGCAACAGTTGGCGACTTCATCTCAGCAATTACTCAACCAGTTTCAATCTACGTTAAACAACAATCTTTCTGTTTTAAACCATCAAATTCAGCAAATATGTGGTACTTTACCTCGTTTGCCAACCATGATTTCGGCCCTAGATCATGACAGTCGACATCTTTCGGATACTTGCGACTCCTCTCTTTTCAAGGAAGACTCTCTGAACTCTCTTCGGGAAATTGAAACGATTCGAAAGAACTTAGAACTCACAATTGCTGAGGTTGACAAACAATCTTAG
- the pus7 gene encoding tRNA/snRNA/rRNA pseudouridine synthase Pus7, producing the protein MSAEEPRKRLRTEESLTQTEVEAYNEKPQEANDAVNAESQRFYMTEEDAGIETFLNAKLPAIDGILKARFTDFMVHEVDSKGNVVALTDMESHDPMPEVEASSSAKEDKIEKESMAPPSNVTSKGQEQMDAPIASIPLPSELKEFIPQDAASQFFSSLQGLSLGKSTESVVLESSKFSSPLDKTKRTLLHQLIREHFSGLESTTTQDGSFQVHKSTRSNQLRPKRDARLSWKALGGEYCHFHLYKENRDSMDCLGKIARLLKVPTKLLSIAGTKDRRGVTCQRAAVRHVRASRLAQLNAGSLSNSTYGFLLGNYSYENFPLKLGDLQGNEFQVVLRDVSTSEDKIELCMSSIKEHGFINYFGLQRFGTSSVGTHTIGIALLRSEWKKAVELILSPRPEHTGPVREAMHIWHTTHDAEATLKILPRRLIAETSILETWLRSGNQSDFLGAFQRIPRHLRSIYPHAYQSYVWNKVVSWRIKQLGDKPVAGDLVLESPTDNQSNDNIPVDPEAPDVVEDLPQTSKPIARRLREDELQNYTIYDIVLPLPGRNVLYPENSTFDAYKRIMSEHSLDPCQMARKDRELSLPGDYRKLVVRPKDMEWYTKKYDSLEQQITTTDKDELENKLPTTTDEGKSRALVLKFQLPSSSYATMALREATRGATSSGDQRFLMTNLRDSSS; encoded by the coding sequence ATGTCTGCAGAAGAGCCCAGAAAACGACTTCGTACAGAGGAGTCTTTGACGCAGACAGAAGTAGAGGCTTACAATGAAAAGCCACAAGAAGCCAATGATGCTGTGAATGCTGAAAGTCAAAGATTCTACATGactgaagaagatgctGGAATTGAGACCTTCTTAAATGCAAAGCTTCCTGCTATAGATGGGATCTTGAAAGCACGCTTTACAGACTTTATGGTACATGAAGTGGACTCAAAAGGGAATGTTGTTGCTTTGACAGACATGGAATCTCATGACCCTATGCCGGAGGTGGAAGCATCTTCTTCGGCCAAAGAGGATAAAATCGAGAAAGAATCCATGGCTCCTCCTTCGAATGTTACTTCAAAAGGACAAGAACAGATGGATGCTCCCATTGCCTCAATTCCCTTGCCTTCAGAGCTCAAAGAATTCATTCCTCAAGATGCGGCATCTCAATTTTTCAGTTCTCTTCAAGGTCTCTCGCTTGGTAAATCAACCGAATCTGTAGTCTTAGAATCatcaaaattttcttctcctcTCGACAAGACGAAACGCACGCTTCTGCATCAACTTATTCGCGAACACTTTTCAGGATTGGAATCAACTACCACCCAAGATGgttcttttcaagttcataAATCCACCCGTAGCAACCAACTTAGGCCGAAGAGAGATGCTCGCCTTAGTTGGAAAGCCTTGGGTGGTGAATATTgccattttcatttatacaaagaaaaccgCGATTCGATGGATTGCTTAGGCAAAATTGCTCGTCTCCTAAAGGTTCCTACGAAATTGCTTTCCATTGCTGGTACGAAAGATAGGAGAGGTGTCACTTGTCAGCGCGCCGCAGTCCGTCATGTTCGTGCTTCTCGTCTTGCCCAACTAAATGCTGGCTCTCTTTCTAACTCGACATacggttttcttttgggtAATTATTCTTATGAAAACTTCCCTCTTAAACTCGGTGACTTGCAAGGTAATGAATTCCAAGTTGTTTTGCGTGATGTTTCAACCTCTGAAGACAAAATTGAACTTTGTATGTCCTCCATCAAGGAACATGGatttattaattattttgGTCTCCAAAGATTTGGTACATCTTCGGTAGGAACACACACTATCGGAATTGCTCTTTTACGATctgaatggaaaaaagcCGTGGAACTTATTCTTTCTCCTCGTCCTGAGCATACCGGTCCTGTTCGTGAAGCCATGCATATATGGCATACTACTCATGATGCCGAAGctactttgaaaattcttCCCCGTCGCCTTATCGCCGAGACTAGCATTTTGGAAACCTGGCTACGAAGCGGGAACCAAAGCGATTTCTTGGGtgcttttcaaagaattcCAAGGCACTTGCGTAGTATTTACCCCCATGCTTACCAGTCGTATGTTTGGAACAAGGTAGTTTCTTGGCGTATCAAGCAATTGGGCGACAAACCAGTTGCCGGTGATTTAGTATTGGAATCACCCACCGACAATCAATCTAATGATAATATTCCTGTTGATCCTGAAGCACCAGATGTTGTTGAAGATCTCCCCCAGACTTCTAAACCAATCGCAAGACGTCTGAGAGAGGACGAGTTACAAAACTATACGATTTATGACATCGTTTTACCACTACCCGGACGTAATGTGTTATATCCTGAAAATTCAACGTTTGATGCGTACAAAAGGATTATGAGTGAGCATTCACTTGATCCTTGCCAAATGGCTCGAAAAGACAGGGAGCTATCTCTACCTGGCGATTATCGTAAACTAGTAGTACGCCCCAAAGATATGGAATGGTACACTAAAAAGTATGACTCGTTAGAGCAGCAAATTACCACTACCGACAAAGATGAATTGGAAAATAAACTTCCAACTACTActgatgaaggaaaaagtcGGGCTTTGGTATTAAAATTTCAGCTTCCTTCATCCTCGTATGCCACAATGGCTTTGCGTGAAGCAACCCGAGGTGCTACATCTAGCGGTGATCAGCGTTTTTTGATGACAAATCTACGGGATTCTTCGTCATGA
- the ssr4 gene encoding SWI/SNF and RSC complex subunit Ssr4: MSATTAAQTLLSIPLDYRSQVWCRANLPYPPAPQLPIPAVVDILTKASQALPQITFSWTLVDQPNDGTLFLAWQAPTLPCPPDGMHFMSNERVFNIEVTGKVLEIHEAKHGFFPLSEPKTVHSRFRYRLLGIGFDNYWLVHYIRASENDSVPANVSLAKPSQIRQYPLPDIRTPPFLLREQRTPAANVPVEAPIRETSAAAAASQLRARSRTPSIANAAPSGNVPPNQVPDAAAKTTVPHGVTPPIAPEDLEIEKGDIMDKLTPQQICTARFVKNTEWMSQILLTLQAAKDIEPPAVFDTLKSLDDFTSEVKEKKTQLLKQDEEYQRLQGELTYTNTVSEKLKECTNLNNWEDYQKVVSSLEEFAQAKIVPWERVLRRPSSV, from the exons ATGTCTGCCACTACAGCAGCCCAAACTTTGTTGTCTATTCCTTTAGATTACAGGTCTCAAGTATGGTGTCGTGCAAATTTGCCCTATCCACCAGCACCTCAATTACCAATTCCTGCGGTAGTTGATATTCTTACAAAAGCATCACAAGCGCTTCCTCAG ATTACGTTTTCTTGGACGCTGGTTGATCAACCCAATGACGGAACATTGTTTCTAGCCTGGCAAGCTCCAACGTTACCGTGTCCTCCAGATGGTATGCATTTTATGAGTAATGAACGTGTCTTTAATATAGAGGTCACTGGAAAG GTACTCGAGATTCATGAAGCGAAACATGGCTTCTTTCCGTTATCAGAACCTAAAACAGTCCATTCTCGGTTTCGCTATCGTCTGCTTGGGATTGGGTTTGATAATTACTGGCTAGTTCACTATATTCGTGCATCAGAGAATGATTCTGTGCCAGCGAATGTCTCACTTGCAAAACCATCACAAATACGGCAATATCCTCTTCCCGATATACGAACTCCTCCTTTTCTATTAAGGGAGCAGAGAACGCCAGCTGCAAACGTCCCAGTAGAAGCGCCGATACGTGAAACCAGCGCGGCTGCGGCTGCATCTCAATTACGGGCGCGTTCCCGGACTCCATCCATTGCGAATGCTGCACCCTCGGGAAACGTTCCTCCAAATCAAGTACCTGATGCAGCTGCGAAAACAACAGTACCACATGGGGTTACACCGCCAATTGCACCAGAGGAtcttgaaattgaaaagggAGACATCATGGACAAATTGACACCGCAGCAAATATGCACAGCGCGATTTGTTAAAAATACGGAATGGATGAGTCAGATTCTATTGACGTTACAAGCAGCAAAAGATATTGAACCACCTGCGGTGTTTGATACATTAAAGTCGCTTGACGATTTCACAAGTGAAgtgaaggaaaagaagacaCAGCTGCTAAAGCAGGATGAAGAATATCAACGTTTACAGGGAGAGCTCACGTATACAAACACCGTTTCGGAAAAACTGAAGGAATGCACAAATCTGAATAATTGGGAAGACTATCAAAAAGTAGTGAGCTCTTTAGAAGAGTTTGCCCAAGCGAAAATTGTTCCATGGGAACGGGTGCTTCGCAGGCCATCATCGGTATAA
- the med14 gene encoding mediator complex subunit Med14 has product MDPPAIPHITQGFYPLFNIIETYSRHVLNELASLAEILPSMSNVDKKRSILDWLLRSRTYTIRLLILARWIHFSPLVHRCIDVVAFLQGQKFCYQNLVHVLQTIRYQMSFARLRNADLLTALDLLSTGTNVRLLNAPSSRTYVLPRNEISTKQVLQALRTINMILRIRLDLHEVIPSPFRKFVINNGRCTFTVPNEFSVSMTTNSQDPTSNTSSFQWFVVDFNFLLPSYSSTPSKFKQLVEHHVNEQIALRLAEQNPILPLVYNIIHKFCVFQQLNILSQEAFQLSRQSWLGHLRTVYEENVSQIRLYYWPQFTTRKDGKVVPSNHSICICTETQDTPALERILSTRKSNCDYEHVNLKARWYHDEEVETISLDASASTQALLLKVTKMHARLILGQIQKELHPKIFSELTDNELKIRLFDHDIIVKVNSVSGRLVLLRSNSPLSPPRYLRAAEKNIALSSQSASQILNRLYFFCIQTELTEVALCADLISVQGYISFPELAFTKKLWRRSDDLLWILAFNVETMDWSAKLANFAGQIVFSQAIFTTEGNLNIESFHRLAYLLEIQSLLYHAQRACYERRIPFECISTPSKALTENNYTPFVRTGSLSISMPTNNADLCPLVFIRAHDSMIIFEGRIMHRPPFKVEEETFGTCTINWKKGRFTMHATKFNDFENFWNRICKVLSLSKTTCFDVDLFTLRFVDFTYLKQYKFRVSITNDGAFSIYFFDPESPFQLIAHYLKNIFADNAYDMQPLKIIMDRTKGVLEAQKMGYTVLARSLREYRILFSPRQGIQVSLNRFGCLLQDIYSLVTPAVKSEYSQNPVQPWEPCQWLSSVWEGDLGDDELNGQVEASPELHLLKTMKTADLSAIIKKILSIPRKY; this is encoded by the coding sequence ATGGATCCACCTGCGATTCCTCATATCACTCAAGGTTTTTATCCTCTATTTAATATTATAGAAACATATTCACGCCATGTGTTGAACGAGCTGGCTTCCTTGGCTGAAATATTACCATCTATGTCCAATGTTGACAAGAAGAGAAGCATTTTGGATTGGTTGCTGCGGTCTCGGACGTACACCATTAGGCTGCTTATTTTAGCTAGATGGATTCACTTTTCTCCGCTTGTTCATCGTTGCATCGATGTGGTCGCATTCTTGCAAGGTCAAAAGTTTTGCTATCAAAATTTGGTACATGTACTACAAACCATACGCTATCAAATGTCTTTTGCTCGTTTACGAAATGCGGACCTTCTAACTGCTTTGGATCTCTTGTCTACAGGAACAAATGTTCGTCTGTTGAATGCTCCCAGCTCTCGTACATACGTTCTGCCCCGTAATGAAATTTCTACGAAACAGGTTTTGCAAGCACTGCGAACGATAAATATGATTCTTCGAATTCGTCTAGATTTGCATGAAGTGATTCCCTCCCCTTTTCGAAAATTCGTGATTAATAACGGACGATGCACGTTTACTGTTCCTAATGAATTTTCGGTTTCAATGACCACTAATTCACAAGATCCTACCTCCAatacttcttcttttcagtgGTTTGTGGTagatttcaattttctaCTCCCAAGTTACTCTTCCACCCCTTCTAAATTCAAACAACTTGTCGAGCATCATGTGAACGAACAAATTGCTTTACGCTTGGCCGAACAAAACCCCATTCTTCCACTCGTTTATAATATTATTCACAAGTTTTGTGTTTTTCAACAACTAAATATTCTTTCCCAGGAAGCCTTTCAGCTTTCAAGGCAAAGTTGGCTTGGTCACTTACGCACTGTTTACGAGGAAAACGTTTCACAGATTCGCTTATATTATTGGCCTCAATTTACGACGAGAAAAGACGGAAAAGTAGTCCCATCAAATCATTCTATATGTATTTGTACAGAAACACAGGATACCCCGGCTCTGGAACGCATCCTAAGTACCAGAAAGTCCAATTGTGATTATGAACATGTAAATCTTAAAGCCAGATGGTATCAcgatgaagaagttgaaacaatttctttggATGCTTCCGCCAGTACACAGGCATTGTTGTTAAAGGTTACTAAGATGCACGCACGACTAATACTGGGgcaaattcaaaaagagcTGCATCCAAAAATTTTCAGTGAGTTGACTGATAATGAACTAAAAATTCGCTTGTTTGATCATGACATTATTGTCAAGGTTAACAGCGTATCAGGAAGACTTGTTCTGCTCAGATCTAATTCTCCTTTATCACCACCTCGTTATTTGCGTGCTGCTGAAAAAAACATTGCTTTGAGTTCCCAGTCTGCATCTCAAATCCTTAATCGactctatttcttttgcattcaAACTGAACTCACGGAAGTAGCTTTGTGTGCAGACTTGATTTCCGTCCAAGGctatatttcttttccagaaCTTGCTTTTACGAAGAAACTTTGGCGTAGGAGTGATGACTTACTTTGGATTCTGGCTTTCAACGTCGAAACTATGGATTGGTCTGCAAAGTTAGCCAACTTTGCAGGGCAAATTGTTTTCTCACAAGCAATTTTTACCACTGAAGGAAATCTAAATATAGAAAGCTTCCATCGGTTAGCAtatcttttggaaattcaAAGTTTACTTTACCATGCCCAAAGAGCCTGCTATGAACGTCgaattccttttgaatGTATATCTACACCCTCAAAGGCTCTTACTGAAAATAACTATACCCCTTTTGTCAGAACGGGAAGTTTGAGTATATCTATGCCTACAAACAATGCGGACCTCTGTCCTTTAGTTTTCATCCGAGCACATGATAGTATGATAATATTTGAAGGAAGGATCATGCATCGGCCTCCTTTCAAAGTGGAAGAGGAAACTTTCGGAACATGTACAAttaattggaaaaaggGCCGGTTCACGATGCATGCCACAAAGtttaatgattttgaaaacttctGGAATAGGATTTGTAAAGTTTTGTctttatcaaaaacaacttgttttgatgttgatttgtttacactgAGGTTCGTTGATTTTACTTATCTAAAGCAATACAAGTTCAGAGTGTCTATCACTAATGACGGGGCTTTTtcaatatacttttttgatCCTGAAAGTCCATTTCAATTAATTGCACAttacttaaaaaatatattcgCAGACAACGCATACGACATGCAACCCTTAAAAATCATTATGGATAGAACCAAGGGAGTATTAGAAGCACAAAAAATGGGATATACTGTTTTGGCTCGTTCACTACGAGAATATCGAATACTATTCTCTCCGAGGCAGGGTATTCAAGTTTCGTTAAATCGTTTTGGATGCCTGCTGCAAGATATTTACTCTTTGGTGACGCCGGCTGTAAAATCCGAATATTCACAAAACCCAGTACAACCGTGGGAACCGTGTCAATGGTTGAGCTCAGTTTGGGAAGGCGACTTAGGCGATGATGAACTGAACGGTCAGGTTGAGGCCTCTCCGGAGTTACACTTACTGAAGACGATGAAGACAGCAGACTTGAGTGCcatcataaaaaagattttatCTATTCCACGGAAATATTAG
- the apc2 gene encoding anaphase-promoting complex cullin family subunit Apc2, translating to MECKDRSASILKGFRFFQPSQQESTETLSESTLIDTLRTDFHSSIHTQLFENRPASIEELQNLIQNLYAFWFSYRDYATKDPTIHLDHVQQCFWSLCRRHLPLDQIRKPLFAYLKKVLNLWSENESNPYFGLEDFFHLCERLRQLGLVSELKETFALSLKDHVHTLLYRRYGSHWSYGVYQEAAEWIRSELTLLVEHVSFLSTTSVHSQLDQLVSNLLGRLRSDSIFDIVLDYPQSSGAIEDLRLAARQPEQRQYLVERFMSTCENNILRPSKDTSSILVFYVSTIRCFLALDPPGVLLDKALKPIRSFLNERDDTSKSLVYLLFSKSENGLSSELAKLPAGNVDAASDRNDYLKWMPDPIDAAPDFRKPTDKDIIASLISIFNSKETLIKELQLLLAERLLQITDYNYDHEEKNIGFLKYRFGESTLQMCNVMLEDIKKSKCIDAFIHERKNTSSVFHATVLSRIFWPNLVVRSFRVPKAIQEELDKYANNFSKKQNKRELVYLQNLGTVELEIELEDRTLNVSVTPEQATLLSFFEESPTLRLEEAAEQLDQPIEIVKKHVNFWVHHQVLTLVKDDIYRVRETQEEATFIDTAIEDEPASAVQSQAEAATSEMRVYWSFVVGMLTNLGSLELDRIHNMLTMFIPPPNGYNRTQNELREFLALMVKEDKLEFTGGAYKLK from the exons ATGGAATGCAAAGATCGTTCTGCATCGATCCTGAAGggttttcgattttttcaaCCTTCTCAACAAGAGAGCACCGAAACGCTATCAGAATCAACCCTTATAGATACATTAAGAACTGATTTTCATTCTTCTATTCATACGCAGCTGTTTGAAAATCGTCCTGCTAGTATAGAAGAACTGCAGAATCTTATCCAAAACCTCTATgccttttggttttcttacAGAGATTACGCCACAAAAGATCCTACTATTCATCTTGATCATGTCCAGCAATGTTTTTGGAGTCTTTGTCGAAGGCACTTACCGCTTGACCAAATTCGGAAGCCCTTATTTGCTTACCTTAAAAAAGTATTGAATTTATGGTCAGAAAATGAGTCCAACCCATATTTTGGCTTagaagatttttttcatctttgtgAAAGGCTAAGGCAGTTGGGTTTGGTTTCAGAGTTGAAGGAAACCTTTGCTCTATCCTTGAAAGATCACGTTCATACCCTTTTGTATCGACGTTACGGGTCCCACTGGTCTTATGGCGTCTATCAGGAAGCAGCAGAATGGATCAGAAGTGAGCTTACCCTTTTGGTTGAACATGTCTCATTCCTTTCGACAACTTCCGTACATTCTCAACTTGATCAGTTAGTTTCCAACCTACTTGGACGACTTCGATCCGATTCTATTTTTGATATAGTTTTGGACTATCCTCAGTCATCCGGTGCTATTGAAGACTTGAGACTCGCTGCTCGTCAGCCAGAACAACGCCAGTACTTAGTAGAAAGGTTTATGTCCACATGTGAAAACAATATATTGAGACCAAGCAAAGATACTTCTTCTATCCTCGTCTTTTATGTTTCAACTATACGGTGTTTTCTCGCATTGGACCCGCCGGGTGTTTTACTGGACAAGGCTTTAAAACCTATCCGTAGTTTTCTGAATGAGCGAGATGATACTAGTAAATCATTGGtttatcttcttttcagcAAGTCTGAAAATGGTTTGTCTTCTGAGCTCGCAAAACTTCCTGCCGGTAATGTGGATGCTGCTTCCGATCGAAATGATTACCTTAAATGGATGCCAGATCCCATTGATGCGGCTCCTGACTTTCGAAAACCAACGGATAAAGATATTATTGCCAGTCTAATATCTATTTTCAATAGCAAGGAAACCCTCATTAAGGAACTTCAGCTCTTGCTTGCGGAACGTTTACTACAAATTACAGATTATAATTATGATCACGAA gaaaagaatatagGGTTCTTGAAATATCGTTTCGGGGAATCCACATTGCAAATGTGTAATGTCATGCTTGaagatataaaaaaatcgaaatGCATTGATGCGTTCATCCATGAAAGGAAGAATACATCATCTGTGTTCCATGCAACTGTTCTATCTAGAATTTTTTGGCCTAATCTTGTAGTTCGGTCATTCCGAGTGCCCAAAGCAATTCAGGAAGAACTTGACAAATATGCgaataatttttctaaaaaacaaaacaagcGTGAGTTGGTCTATTTGCAAAATTTGGGAACTGTGGAATTGGAGATTGAGCTTGAGGACAGAACGTTGAACGTATCCGTTACTCCTGAACAAGCTACattattatctttttttgaagagtcACCAACACTTAGACTAGAAGAAGCTGCAGAACAACTTGACCAGCCCATCGAAATTGTAAAAAAACATGTGAACTTTTGGGTTCATCATCAAGTGTTAACATTGGTAAAAGACGATATCTATCGCGTTCGCGAAACTCAAGAAGAAGCGACTTTCATTGATACAGCTATTGAAGACGAGCCTGCTTCGGCTGTTCAATCACAAGCGGAAGCAGCAACTTCAGAAATGCGCGTTTACTG GTCTTTTGTGGTCGGTATGCTTACAAATCTTGGCTCTTTAGAACTGGATAGAATTCATAATATGTTGACAATGTTTATACCTCCGCCGAATGGATACAATCGAACTCAGAATGAATTACGAGAGTTTCTTGCTTTGATGGTCAAAGAAGACAAATTGGAGTTTACTGGAGGTGCATATAAACTCAAATGA
- a CDS encoding SPBP23A10.17-like, conserved protein: MSYFRSGIIGFLSGLGLSYAGGVQSLLSSSKQTQTELQVTTELIQKQVKSQKELENRIRFLEETASRYNTEEQVKEWKTIVQNMHLDQLELQSRQKQIEEVLGHLLLERQTKLLV; this comes from the exons ATGTCTTATTTCCGTAGCGG TATCATTGGGTTTTTGTCTGGCTTGGGTCTTAGTTATGCTGGTGGTGTCCAGTCGTTATTGTCGtcaagtaaacaaacccaAACAGAATTGCAGGTTACGACAGAATTAAtccaaaaacaagtaaAATCTCAAAAAGAGTTGGAGAACCGAATTCGATTCTTGGAAGAAACGGCTTCGAGGTACAATACCGAAGAGCAAGTAAAGGAATGGAAAACAATCGTTCAGAATATGCATCTTGACCAGCTGGAATTACAATCTCggcaaaagcaaatagaGGAGGTTCTTGGACATTTACTACTAGAACGACAAACCAAGCTTTTGGTATGA
- the sdh7 gene encoding mitochondrial respiratory chain complex II assembly LYR family protein Sdh7, with protein MNGVTNLLKKNALTPPIPLYRRLLRAHRTMLGPQERALGDEYVKAEFRRHRGVTNPLHLVGFLTSWQRYAETLEVDAWKKTQVDNRDLLESLNEQQLGQLYELLRALREQTDSESDPLKK; from the exons atgaacgGTGTTAcgaatttgttgaaaaaaaatgcattGACACCTCCAATTCCTCTATACCGACGATTGCTGCGAGCTCATCGAACTATGCTTGGTCCTCAAGAACGGGCTTTGGGTGATGAATATGTAAAAGCAGAATTTCGACGCCATAGGGGTGTCACAAACCCGTTGCACCTAGTGGGCTTCTTGACGTCTTGGCAACGCTATGCAGAAACGCTTGAAGTTGATGCATGGAAAAAAACCCAAGTTGACAATAGAGACTTGCTGGAGTCATTAAATGAGCAACAGTTAGGACAG CTTTACGAGCTCTTGAGGGCTCTTCGCGAACAGACAGATTCTGAATCTGATCCGTTGAAGAAGTAG
- the pkr1 gene encoding ER membrane V-ATPase assembly factor Pkr1: MASYFQELWQSVFTPGVTPVLAKSAHAACAVLAALFLALYISTKSIHCIILLLLTLCLWLSLTWFLVELAHSRVQGNITSENQPQNLNGQTEKNTTSSTDQIQNLSVREEPSRARKAE; this comes from the exons atggcATCTTACTTTCAGGAACTATGGCAGAGCGTTTTCACACCTGGCGTAACTCCAGTATTAGCAAAGTCTGCTCATGCCGCCTGTGCAGTGCTAGCTGCCTTATTCCTAGCCCTGTATATTAGTACAAAAAGCATTCATTGCataattcttttgctaTTGACTCTGTGTCTTTGGTTGTCTTTAACATG GTTTCTGGTAGAACTTGCTCATAGTCGCGTGCAAGGTAATATAACTTCTGAAAATCAACCTCAAAATCTAAACGGACAAACCGAGAAAAATACTACTTCTTCAACGGATCAGATTCAGAATCTGTCTGTTCGCGAAGAGCCCTCAAGAGCTCGTAAAGCTGAATAA